A window from Roseburia sp. 499 encodes these proteins:
- a CDS encoding ParA family protein, with protein sequence MAITFVVANQKGGIGKTTTATTLAGILSKKKKTLLIDADPQGNCTSTYEALIEDQATLYDVMVDSDKLPLEEAIQHMPNGDIVASDPLLSKAEKMLDGDVEGLYRLKDAVDELEGYDYIVIDTAPSLNVILYNCLIAADQVIIPVTADAYAMQGLQQLSDTIRAVQRRQNPGLSIAGLLLVRFAGRSNLEKTVRNELQQLADTMDTKLFQNAIRECVKTKEAQSKKQLLIDYAPKCTTMQDYQAFVKELLKGVNESNK encoded by the coding sequence ATGGCGATAACATTTGTTGTAGCAAATCAAAAAGGTGGTATTGGAAAGACAACAACAGCGACAACGTTAGCAGGAATATTAAGTAAGAAAAAGAAGACTTTGCTGATAGATGCAGATCCGCAGGGAAATTGTACAAGTACATATGAAGCACTTATTGAAGATCAGGCAACTTTGTATGATGTAATGGTGGATTCGGATAAGTTACCTTTAGAGGAGGCTATTCAGCATATGCCAAATGGAGATATTGTGGCATCAGACCCATTACTCAGTAAAGCAGAGAAGATGTTGGATGGCGATGTGGAAGGTCTATATCGATTAAAGGATGCAGTGGATGAACTAGAAGGATATGATTATATTGTGATTGATACGGCGCCGTCTTTGAATGTTATTTTATACAACTGTCTTATTGCAGCGGATCAGGTTATAATTCCCGTTACAGCGGATGCATATGCAATGCAGGGATTACAACAGTTAAGTGATACGATACGTGCTGTACAGAGAAGACAGAACCCAGGATTATCAATTGCAGGTTTATTGTTGGTGAGGTTTGCGGGCAGATCCAATCTGGAAAAAACGGTGCGGAATGAGTTGCAACAATTAGCAGATACTATGGATACAAAGCTATTTCAGAACGCAATTCGTGAATGTGTGAAGACGAAGGAAGCACAAAGTAAGAAACAGTTATTGATTGATTACGCGCCAAAATGTACGACCATGCAAGATTATCAGGCTTTTGTAAAGGAACTGCTAAAAGGAGTAAATGAATCAAACAAATGA
- the tuf gene encoding elongation factor Tu, with protein MAKAKFERNKPHCNIGTIGHVDHGKTTLTAAITKVLAERVAGNEATDFENIDKAPEERERGITISTAHVEYETENRHYAHVDCPGHADYVKNMITGAAQMDGAILVVAATDGVMAQTKEHILLSRQVGVPYIVVFLNKCDMVDDEELIELVEMEVTEILEEYEFTDCPIIKGSALKALEDPNGEWGDKIMELMAAVDEHIPDPQRATDQPFLMPIEDIFTITGRGTVATGRVERGVLHVNEEVEIVGIKEEVKKTVVTGIEMFRKLLDEAQAGDNIGALLRGIQRTEIERGQVLSKPGTVTCHKKFTAQVYVLTKDEGGRHTPFFNNYRPQFYFRTTDVTGVIELPEGTEMCMPGDNVEMKIELIHPIAMEQGLTFAIREGGRTVGSGRVATIIE; from the coding sequence ATGGCTAAAGCTAAATTTGAAAGAAACAAACCACATTGTAATATCGGAACCATTGGTCACGTAGACCATGGTAAAACAACCTTAACAGCAGCTATCACAAAAGTACTTGCTGAAAGAGTTGCAGGAAACGAAGCTACAGATTTCGAGAACATCGATAAAGCTCCAGAAGAAAGAGAAAGAGGTATTACTATCTCTACAGCTCACGTTGAGTACGAAACAGAAAACAGACACTACGCACACGTTGACTGCCCAGGCCATGCTGACTATGTAAAGAACATGATCACTGGTGCTGCACAGATGGACGGAGCTATCTTAGTAGTAGCTGCTACTGACGGTGTTATGGCTCAGACAAAAGAGCATATCTTATTATCCCGTCAGGTAGGTGTACCTTACATCGTTGTATTCCTGAACAAATGTGATATGGTAGATGACGAAGAATTAATCGAATTAGTAGAAATGGAAGTAACTGAAATTCTTGAAGAGTATGAATTTACAGATTGCCCAATCATCAAAGGTTCTGCTTTAAAAGCTCTTGAAGATCCTAACGGAGAATGGGGCGACAAGATTATGGAATTAATGGCAGCTGTTGATGAGCACATTCCAGATCCACAGCGTGCAACAGATCAGCCATTCTTAATGCCTATCGAAGATATCTTCACAATTACAGGACGTGGAACTGTTGCTACTGGTAGAGTAGAACGTGGTGTTCTTCATGTAAACGAAGAAGTTGAAATCGTTGGTATCAAAGAAGAAGTTAAGAAGACTGTTGTAACTGGTATCGAAATGTTCCGTAAGCTGTTAGACGAAGCTCAGGCTGGTGATAACATTGGTGCATTACTTCGTGGTATTCAGAGAACTGAAATCGAAAGAGGACAGGTTCTTTCAAAACCAGGTACTGTAACATGCCATAAGAAATTTACAGCTCAGGTTTACGTTTTAACAAAAGATGAAGGTGGACGTCATACTCCTTTCTTCAACAACTACAGACCTCAGTTCTACTTCAGAACAACTGACGTAACTGGTGTTATCGAATTACCAGAAGGTACAGAAATGTGCATGCCTGGAGATAACGTAGAAATGAAAATCGAACTGATTCACCCAATCGCTATGGAGCAGGGTCTTACATTCGCTATTCGTGAAGGTGGACGTACTGTTGGATCAGGACGTGTTGCTACAATCATCGAGTAA
- a CDS encoding DUF6465 family protein yields the protein MARKCSVERAQNKAGGFAKAKKRITIQYQGRERLEENLLHLIKKAILEQGVKDEDIMEVDVYVKPEEQAVFYVVNKEISGQIGF from the coding sequence ATGGCACGTAAATGTAGCGTGGAACGGGCGCAAAATAAAGCGGGAGGTTTTGCAAAAGCAAAGAAACGAATTACGATTCAGTATCAGGGAAGAGAACGTTTAGAAGAGAATCTATTACATCTAATCAAGAAAGCGATTCTAGAGCAAGGAGTAAAAGACGAGGATATCATGGAAGTAGATGTTTATGTGAAACCGGAAGAACAGGCCGTGTTTTATGTGGTTAATAAAGAAATCAGTGGACAGATTGGATTTTAA
- the rpsL gene encoding 30S ribosomal protein S12 has product MPTFNQLVRKGRQTSVKKSTAPALQKGYNSLKKRPTDTSAPQKRGVCTAVKTATPKKPNSALRKIARVRLSNGIEVTSYIPGEGHNLQEHSVVLIRGGRVKDLPGTRYHIIRGTLDTAGVANRRQARSKYGAKKPKDAKK; this is encoded by the coding sequence ATGCCAACATTTAACCAGTTAGTAAGAAAAGGAAGACAGACATCTGTTAAGAAGTCTACAGCACCGGCTTTACAGAAAGGATATAACTCCTTAAAGAAACGCCCAACTGATACTTCTGCACCACAGAAGAGAGGTGTTTGTACTGCAGTTAAAACTGCAACTCCTAAAAAGCCTAACTCTGCTCTTCGTAAAATCGCCAGAGTACGTCTTTCTAACGGAATCGAAGTAACAAGCTATATCCCAGGTGAAGGACATAACTTACAGGAACATAGCGTTGTTCTGATTCGAGGCGGAAGAGTAAAGGACTTACCAGGTACCAGATACCACATCATCCGTGGTACATTGGATACAGCAGGTGTTGCAAATAGACGCCAGGCTCGTTCCAAATATGGTGCTAAGAAACCAAAAGATGCTAAGAAATAA
- the fusA gene encoding elongation factor G translates to MAGREYPLERTRNIGIMAHIDAGKTTTTERILYYTGVNYKIGDTHEGTATMDWMEQEQERGITITSAATTCHWTLQENCKAKPGALEHRINIIDTPGHVDFTVEVERSLRVLDGAVGVFCAKGGVEPQSENVWRQADTYNVPRMAFINKMDILGADFYGAVEQIKTRLGKNAIVLQLPIGKEDDFKGIIDLFEMKAYIYNDDKGDDISIVDIPDDMKDDAELYHTELVEKVCELDDDLMMEYLEGEEPSVEAMKAALRKGTCECAAVPVCCGSAYRNKGVQKLLDAIVEYMPSPLDIPAIKGVDLDGNEIEKHSSDEEPFAALAFKIMTDPFVGKLAFIRVYSGTMNSGSYVLNATKNKKERVGRILQMHANKREELEKVYSGDIAAAVGFKFTTTGDTICDEQHPVILESMEFPEPVIELAIEPKTKAGQGKMGEALAKLAEEDPTFRAHTNAETGQTIIAGMGELHLEIIVDRLLREFKVEANVGAPQVAYKETFTKPVDQEYKYAKQSGGRGQYGHCKVKFEPMDANGEELFKFESTVVGGAIPKEYIPAVGEGIEEATKAGILAGFPVVGVHATVYDGSYHEVDSSEMAFHIAGSMAFKEAMKKASPVLLEPIMKVEVTMPEEYMGDVIGDINSRRGRIEGMDDLGGGKIVRAFVPLAEMFGYSTDLRSRTQGRGNYSMFFEKYEPVPKSVQEKVISAKAE, encoded by the coding sequence TTGGCTGGAAGAGAATATCCATTAGAGAGAACCAGAAACATTGGTATTATGGCTCATATTGATGCTGGTAAGACAACAACAACAGAGCGTATTCTTTATTATACCGGTGTTAATTATAAGATTGGTGATACTCACGAAGGTACTGCTACCATGGACTGGATGGAGCAGGAGCAGGAAAGAGGTATTACCATTACTTCAGCCGCTACAACATGTCACTGGACATTGCAGGAAAACTGCAAGGCTAAGCCAGGTGCATTAGAGCATCGTATCAATATCATTGATACTCCGGGACACGTTGACTTTACAGTTGAAGTTGAGCGTTCACTTCGTGTACTTGACGGCGCCGTTGGTGTCTTCTGTGCAAAGGGTGGAGTAGAACCTCAGTCTGAAAATGTATGGCGTCAGGCGGATACCTACAACGTACCTAGAATGGCTTTTATCAATAAGATGGACATTTTAGGAGCTGATTTCTACGGTGCAGTAGAACAGATTAAAACACGTTTAGGTAAAAATGCAATCGTTCTTCAGTTACCAATAGGTAAGGAAGATGATTTCAAGGGAATTATCGATTTATTTGAAATGAAGGCTTACATCTACAATGATGATAAGGGAGACGACATTTCTATCGTAGATATTCCTGATGATATGAAGGATGATGCAGAACTGTATCATACCGAATTAGTAGAAAAAGTATGCGAATTAGACGATGATCTGATGATGGAATACTTAGAAGGTGAAGAACCATCTGTAGAAGCTATGAAAGCAGCTTTGAGAAAAGGAACTTGCGAATGTGCAGCTGTTCCGGTTTGTTGTGGTTCTGCTTACCGTAACAAGGGTGTTCAGAAGTTATTGGATGCTATCGTAGAGTATATGCCATCTCCATTAGACATTCCTGCTATTAAGGGTGTTGATTTGGACGGAAATGAAATCGAAAAGCATTCTTCTGATGAAGAACCTTTCGCAGCATTGGCATTTAAGATTATGACAGACCCATTCGTTGGTAAACTGGCATTTATCCGTGTATACTCCGGTACAATGAACTCTGGTTCCTATGTACTGAACGCAACTAAGAATAAGAAAGAACGTGTAGGACGTATTCTTCAGATGCATGCAAATAAGAGAGAAGAACTTGAAAAAGTTTACTCTGGAGATATTGCAGCAGCTGTTGGATTTAAGTTTACAACAACAGGTGATACCATCTGTGATGAACAGCATCCTGTAATCTTAGAGTCCATGGAATTCCCAGAACCGGTTATCGAGTTGGCTATTGAGCCTAAAACTAAGGCTGGACAGGGTAAGATGGGTGAAGCTCTTGCAAAACTTGCAGAAGAAGATCCTACTTTCCGTGCACATACTAATGCAGAAACAGGTCAGACTATTATCGCAGGTATGGGTGAGTTACATCTGGAAATCATCGTTGACCGTCTGCTTCGTGAATTCAAGGTAGAAGCTAACGTTGGTGCTCCACAGGTTGCTTACAAAGAAACATTTACAAAACCTGTAGACCAAGAATACAAATATGCAAAACAGTCTGGTGGACGTGGACAGTACGGACACTGTAAAGTTAAATTTGAGCCAATGGATGCCAACGGAGAAGAATTATTCAAGTTCGAATCTACTGTTGTTGGTGGTGCTATTCCAAAGGAATACATTCCAGCAGTTGGTGAAGGTATCGAAGAGGCTACAAAGGCTGGTATTCTTGCAGGATTCCCTGTAGTTGGTGTACACGCTACTGTATATGATGGTTCTTACCATGAAGTCGACTCTTCTGAAATGGCATTCCATATTGCCGGATCTATGGCATTCAAGGAAGCTATGAAGAAAGCAAGCCCGGTATTGTTAGAGCCTATCATGAAGGTAGAAGTAACTATGCCGGAAGAATACATGGGTGATGTTATCGGTGATATCAACTCCCGTCGTGGACGTATTGAAGGAATGGATGACCTCGGTGGAGGTAAGATTGTACGTGCATTCGTACCACTTGCTGAAATGTTCGGATATTCTACAGATTTGCGTTCCAGAACACAGGGACGTGGTAACTACTCTATGTTCTTTGAAAAATATGAGCCAGTACCAAAGTCTGTTCAGGAAAAAGTTATTTCTGCAAAAGCAGAGTAA
- the rpsG gene encoding 30S ribosomal protein S7 codes for MPRKGHTQKRDVLADPMYNNKVVTKLINNIMLDGKKGVAQKIVYGAFDRVAEKTEKPALEVFEEAMNNVMPVLEVKARRIGGATYQVPIEVRADRRQALALRWLTMFSRKRGEKTMEERLANEIMDAANNTGASVKKKEDMHKMAEANKAFAHYRF; via the coding sequence GTGCCACGTAAAGGACATACTCAGAAAAGAGACGTTTTAGCAGATCCAATGTACAATAACAAAGTGGTTACCAAACTTATCAATAACATTATGTTAGATGGTAAGAAAGGCGTAGCTCAGAAGATTGTATATGGAGCATTTGACAGAGTTGCAGAAAAGACCGAAAAACCAGCTCTCGAAGTATTCGAAGAGGCTATGAATAACGTAATGCCAGTATTAGAGGTAAAGGCAAGACGTATCGGTGGAGCAACATATCAGGTACCAATCGAGGTAAGAGCTGACAGACGTCAGGCTTTAGCTCTTCGTTGGTTAACAATGTTCTCCCGTAAGAGAGGCGAGAAGACCATGGAAGAAAGATTGGCAAATGAGATTATGGATGCAGCTAACAATACAGGCGCATCTGTAAAGAAAAAAGAAGATATGCACAAAATGGCAGAAGCAAACAAGGCATTTGCACATTATCGTTTCTAA
- the fabF gene encoding beta-ketoacyl-ACP synthase II — MVVTGMGLITPIGNDIKTFWENVHKGKVGIGPIRNFDTSNYKAKLSAEVCDFEPTEYMSPKDAKRMDRFSQFAVAAAKQAVQDSGLELEQEDSYRMGVCVGSGVGSLMGIEREYDKLLAKGPGRIHPLSAPMVLGNMAAANIAMQFGFHGKCIDVVTACATGTNSVGEAFRSIQHGEADVILAGGVDSSVSRFGVATFQALTALSTSEDPLQASIPFDKKRDGFVTGEGAGVLVLEELEHAKARHARIYGEIGGYGATCDASHLTAPLENGEGAARAMTMAIEDAGLTPKDVDYINAHGTSTPMNDKYETIAIKRVFGEEAYRVKINSTKSMIGHLFGAGGAVELITCILSIDEGYVHQTVGLVDDDPDCDLDYTKDQGVYMPVNVAISNSLGFGGHNATVLVKKYSE, encoded by the coding sequence GTGGTAGTAACAGGGATGGGATTAATTACTCCTATAGGAAATGATATAAAGACATTTTGGGAAAATGTTCATAAAGGAAAGGTAGGAATCGGACCAATCCGTAATTTTGATACCTCAAACTATAAGGCAAAACTTTCAGCAGAGGTATGTGACTTTGAACCTACAGAGTATATGTCTCCAAAGGATGCAAAACGAATGGATCGTTTCAGTCAGTTTGCAGTAGCAGCAGCCAAGCAGGCCGTGCAGGATTCAGGACTAGAGCTGGAACAGGAAGATTCCTATCGTATGGGAGTTTGTGTTGGTTCTGGTGTTGGGAGTCTTATGGGAATTGAACGTGAATATGATAAATTGTTGGCAAAGGGACCTGGAAGAATTCATCCCCTGTCAGCACCTATGGTTTTGGGAAATATGGCTGCGGCCAATATTGCCATGCAGTTTGGTTTCCATGGAAAATGTATCGACGTGGTGACCGCCTGTGCGACAGGAACAAATTCCGTTGGCGAGGCATTTCGTTCTATACAGCATGGAGAAGCGGATGTCATTCTGGCGGGTGGCGTAGATAGTTCAGTTAGTCGATTTGGCGTTGCAACATTTCAGGCTTTAACAGCGCTTTCTACTTCCGAAGATCCGTTGCAGGCATCTATTCCATTTGATAAAAAGAGAGATGGATTTGTAACAGGCGAAGGTGCGGGAGTTTTGGTGTTGGAGGAACTAGAGCATGCAAAAGCACGGCACGCCAGAATTTATGGAGAAATTGGCGGATATGGAGCTACCTGTGATGCCAGTCATCTGACAGCACCTTTAGAAAATGGAGAAGGAGCAGCAAGAGCGATGACAATGGCAATAGAAGATGCCGGTCTGACACCAAAAGATGTTGATTATATTAATGCGCATGGAACCAGCACGCCAATGAATGATAAATATGAAACAATAGCAATTAAGCGGGTATTTGGAGAGGAAGCCTATCGTGTGAAGATTAATTCTACCAAATCCATGATTGGTCATTTATTTGGAGCGGGTGGAGCAGTGGAATTGATTACATGTATTCTTTCGATTGACGAAGGGTATGTTCATCAAACGGTAGGACTGGTAGATGACGACCCGGATTGTGATTTAGATTATACCAAAGACCAAGGTGTTTATATGCCAGTTAATGTAGCAATTAGTAATTCTTTAGGTTTTGGTGGACATAATGCCACAGTTCTGGTAAAAAAATATAGTGAATAG
- the rpoC gene encoding DNA-directed RNA polymerase subunit beta' yields MPETMNKEKYQPITFDAIKIGLASPEKIREWSRGEVKKPETINYRTLKPEKDGLFCEKIFGPSKDWECHCGKYKKIRYKGVVCDRCGVEITKASVRRERMGHIELAAPVSHIWYFKGIPSRMGLILDLSPRTLEKVLYFASYIVLDKGTSGLQYKQVLSEAEYQEAREKFGSDFRVGMGAEAIKELLQAIDLEKDAAELKAGLKDATGQKRARIIKRLEVVEAFRGSGNKPEWMIMDVIPVIPPDLRPMVQLDGGRFATSDLNDLYRRIINRNNRLRRLLELGAPDIIVRNEKRMLQEAVDALIDNGRRGRPVTGPGNRALKSLSDMLKGKSGRFRQNLLGKRVDYSGRSVIVVGPELKIYQCGLPKEMAIELFKPFVMKELVANGTAHNIKSAKKMVERLQPEVWDVLEEVIKEHPVMLNRAPTLHRLGIQAFEPILVEGKAIKLHPLVCTAFNADFDGDQMAVHLPLSVEAQAECRFLLLSPNNLLKPSDGGPVAVPSQDMVLGIYYLTQERPGALGEGKFFKSVNEAILAYENESLTLHSRITVRMTKTMPDGEVVTGMVESTLGRFIFNEILPQDLGFVDRSKEENKLKLEVDFHVGKKGLKQILEKVINIHGATKTAEVLDDIKSMGYKYSTRAAMTVSISDMTVPEKKPELIQKAQDTVDRITKNYKRGLITEEERYKEVVETWKETDDILTKELLDGLDKYNNIFMMADSGARGSDKQIKQLAGMRGLMADTTGRTIELPIKSNFREGLDVLEYFMSAHGARKGLSDTALRTADSGYLTRRLVDVSQELIIRDIDCCEGKEAPGMYVKAFMDGKEEIESLEERITGRFACENICDAEGNVLVKANHMITPKRAALVMSKGVDEKGEPLTKVKIRTVLTCRSHNGICAKCYGANMATGQAVQVGESVGIIAAQSIGEPGTQLTMRTFHTGGVAGNDITQGLPRVEELFEARKPKGLAIITEFAGIATIKDTKKKREVIVTNSETGETKAYLIPYGSRIKVMDGAELEAGDELTEGSVNPHDILKIKGVRAVQDYMIQEVQRVYRLQGVEINDKHIEVIVRQMLKKIRIENNGDSDFLPGTLVDILDYEDMNEKLIEEGKEPAEGKQVMLGITKASLATNSFLSAASFQETTKVLTEAAIKGKVDPLIGLKENVIIGKLIPAGTGMKRYRDIKLSTDMNNLDEIYFDEDMMDFSYQPEEEETQEADVVEE; encoded by the coding sequence AACTATAGAACTTTAAAACCAGAAAAAGACGGATTATTCTGTGAAAAGATTTTCGGACCAAGCAAGGACTGGGAATGCCACTGTGGTAAGTATAAGAAGATTCGTTATAAAGGTGTTGTCTGCGACCGCTGTGGTGTAGAAATTACCAAAGCAAGTGTGCGTAGAGAACGTATGGGACACATCGAGCTTGCAGCTCCTGTTTCCCATATCTGGTACTTCAAGGGAATTCCAAGTAGAATGGGATTAATCCTTGATCTTTCTCCAAGAACATTGGAGAAAGTGCTGTATTTTGCATCCTATATTGTATTGGATAAAGGAACTTCCGGATTACAGTACAAACAGGTATTGTCTGAAGCGGAGTATCAGGAGGCAAGAGAAAAGTTTGGTAGCGATTTCCGTGTTGGAATGGGTGCTGAAGCAATCAAAGAGTTGTTACAGGCAATTGACTTGGAAAAAGATGCAGCTGAATTAAAGGCTGGATTAAAGGATGCTACCGGACAGAAACGTGCCAGAATTATTAAGCGTTTGGAAGTAGTAGAAGCATTCCGTGGCTCAGGAAATAAGCCGGAATGGATGATTATGGATGTTATTCCGGTCATTCCTCCAGACTTACGTCCTATGGTACAGTTAGATGGTGGACGTTTTGCAACTTCCGACTTAAATGACCTGTATCGTAGAATTATCAATAGAAATAACCGTCTGAGAAGACTTTTGGAATTAGGTGCACCTGACATTATCGTTCGTAATGAAAAGAGAATGTTACAGGAAGCAGTAGATGCATTGATTGACAACGGTAGAAGAGGACGTCCTGTAACCGGACCTGGTAACAGAGCACTGAAGTCTTTATCTGATATGTTAAAAGGTAAGTCCGGACGTTTCCGTCAGAACTTACTTGGAAAACGTGTTGACTACTCCGGACGTTCCGTTATTGTCGTTGGACCGGAACTTAAGATTTATCAGTGTGGTCTTCCAAAAGAAATGGCAATCGAATTATTCAAGCCATTCGTTATGAAAGAGCTGGTTGCAAATGGAACTGCTCACAATATTAAGAGTGCAAAGAAAATGGTAGAAAGACTTCAGCCGGAAGTATGGGATGTTCTGGAAGAAGTAATTAAAGAGCATCCGGTTATGTTAAACCGTGCCCCCACACTTCACAGACTTGGTATTCAGGCATTTGAACCAATTCTGGTAGAAGGTAAGGCAATTAAGCTTCATCCATTGGTTTGTACCGCGTTCAACGCTGACTTCGATGGTGACCAGATGGCTGTCCATCTTCCATTATCTGTAGAAGCACAGGCAGAATGCCGCTTCTTACTGTTATCACCAAACAACCTGTTAAAGCCATCTGATGGTGGTCCTGTTGCCGTTCCTTCACAGGATATGGTACTTGGTATTTACTATCTGACTCAGGAAAGACCAGGTGCGTTAGGTGAAGGTAAGTTCTTCAAGAGTGTAAACGAAGCAATTTTGGCATATGAAAATGAATCTTTGACTTTACATTCCAGAATTACAGTTCGTATGACAAAGACAATGCCGGACGGTGAAGTAGTAACCGGAATGGTAGAATCCACTTTGGGAAGATTTATCTTTAACGAGATTTTGCCACAGGATTTAGGATTCGTAGATAGAAGTAAGGAAGAAAACAAGCTGAAACTGGAAGTAGACTTCCATGTTGGAAAGAAAGGCTTGAAGCAGATTCTTGAAAAAGTTATTAATATTCATGGTGCAACTAAGACTGCTGAGGTTTTGGATGATATTAAGTCCATGGGATACAAATATTCTACCAGAGCAGCTATGACAGTTTCTATTTCTGATATGACTGTACCGGAAAAGAAACCAGAACTGATTCAGAAGGCACAGGATACGGTAGACAGAATCACAAAGAACTACAAACGTGGTCTGATTACAGAAGAAGAAAGATATAAAGAAGTAGTCGAAACATGGAAAGAGACTGACGATATTCTGACAAAAGAACTGTTGGATGGTCTGGATAAGTACAACAACATCTTCATGATGGCTGATTCCGGAGCCCGTGGTTCCGATAAACAGATTAAGCAGCTTGCCGGAATGCGCGGTTTGATGGCTGATACAACAGGTCGTACCATTGAGTTGCCAATTAAGTCTAACTTCCGTGAAGGTCTGGACGTATTGGAATACTTCATGTCTGCGCATGGTGCTCGTAAGGGACTTTCCGATACCGCTCTTCGTACCGCTGACTCTGGTTACTTGACCAGACGTCTGGTAGACGTTTCACAGGAATTGATTATTCGTGATATTGATTGTTGTGAAGGAAAAGAAGCTCCAGGAATGTATGTAAAGGCATTCATGGATGGAAAAGAAGAAATCGAAAGTCTGGAAGAACGTATTACAGGTCGTTTCGCATGTGAAAATATCTGTGATGCAGAAGGAAATGTGTTAGTAAAGGCAAACCACATGATTACACCAAAGCGTGCAGCACTTGTAATGAGCAAAGGTGTAGACGAAAAGGGAGAGCCATTAACAAAAGTAAAGATTCGTACCGTTCTTACCTGCCGTTCACACAACGGAATTTGTGCGAAGTGCTACGGTGCTAACATGGCAACGGGCCAGGCAGTACAGGTTGGTGAATCTGTAGGTATTATTGCAGCACAGTCTATCGGTGAACCTGGTACACAGTTGACCATGCGTACTTTCCATACCGGTGGTGTTGCCGGAAACGATATTACACAGGGTCTTCCTCGTGTCGAAGAATTGTTTGAGGCGCGTAAGCCAAAGGGTCTTGCAATTATTACAGAATTTGCAGGTATTGCAACCATTAAGGACACCAAGAAGAAACGTGAAGTTATTGTAACCAATAGCGAAACAGGAGAGACAAAGGCTTACCTGATTCCATATGGTTCCAGAATTAAAGTAATGGATGGAGCAGAATTGGAGGCTGGTGATGAACTGACCGAAGGTAGTGTAAATCCACATGACATCTTAAAGATTAAAGGTGTTCGCGCCGTTCAGGATTACATGATTCAGGAAGTACAGCGTGTATATCGTCTGCAAGGTGTAGAAATCAACGATAAGCATATCGAAGTAATTGTACGTCAGATGTTGAAGAAGATTCGCATCGAGAACAACGGAGATTCTGATTTCTTACCAGGAACTTTAGTGGATATTCTAGATTACGAAGATATGAATGAAAAGTTGATTGAAGAAGGCAAAGAGCCTGCAGAAGGAAAACAGGTAATGCTTGGTATTACCAAAGCTTCTCTGGCAACAAACTCCTTCCTGTCAGCAGCATCCTTCCAGGAAACAACCAAGGTATTAACCGAGGCTGCGATCAAAGGAAAAGTTGACCCATTGATTGGTCTGAAAGAAAATGTAATTATCGGTAAACTGATTCCTGCCGGAACCGGTATGAAGCGTTACCGTGACATTAAGCTTTCTACAGATATGAATAATCTGGATGAAATTTACTTCGATGAAGATATGATGGATTTCAGCTATCAGCCGGAAGAGGAAGAAACTCAGGAAGCTGATGTTGTAGAAGAGTAA